In Jejubacter calystegiae, the following are encoded in one genomic region:
- a CDS encoding YicS family protein, whose amino-acid sequence MKSLKFFLLGSVLSVPISALADNPFAGLQFQQQRAQIVKEMRAKCGVSLEQSDTEWQNRLLGMEGNKENIQQATQAMQRKNQQQYDAAIKQIKCPE is encoded by the coding sequence ATGAAATCACTGAAATTTTTTCTTCTGGGTAGCGTGTTGTCCGTGCCGATAAGTGCCCTGGCGGACAATCCCTTCGCCGGGTTGCAGTTTCAGCAGCAGCGTGCGCAGATCGTGAAAGAGATGCGGGCGAAGTGCGGTGTCAGTCTGGAGCAGAGTGATACCGAATGGCAGAACCGCCTGCTGGGGATGGAGGGTAATAAAGAGAATATTCAGCAGGCGACTCAGGCGATGCAGCGTAAAAATCAGCAGCAGTATGACGCTGCTATTAAGCAGATCAAATGCCCTGAATAG
- a CDS encoding OprD family outer membrane porin, with amino-acid sequence MNKCWEAGVNGARRAGISSLFVGGAAVCLALALPLSAQAAVSFKSDSACFDSNGNVSSLADAFSCGKVSGSARALYYTTHNAYFSKGFNQDTISYGGFVKYETAPLYGFNVGVSGLFLRGINHPPEERVISDIGDNQTNIGEAWLTWRHGDFRITGGNQRLDLPFVGDYDWRITPILYQAVDMQYGSGDDFLRATKIWRYKGWGSDQVKRTTAYTEVDEKTDGMWAIGAGHHLMWDDKKLTGQMWYESYDDFSNIFYTEGHIQWQQAPLSPDFGLQFIRGTSEGKALVGEVDNRSFGAQLALTLTPNLSWAMGYDHIAASGNSYGYGSLVTPYAHNTASGPYFAQPYFTSTQDLGSGNAWATNLNWQASESLTMGARYSWMDLTPSVDSGSLRQSEYLLYFIWNFQGALKGLSLSDFVGVQTSPLYEKDFWQNRLTLQYDF; translated from the coding sequence ATGAACAAATGTTGGGAAGCAGGGGTAAACGGCGCACGGCGCGCAGGGATATCATCATTATTCGTTGGCGGGGCTGCGGTCTGTCTGGCGCTGGCATTGCCTCTGAGCGCGCAGGCGGCTGTCTCCTTTAAGTCTGACAGCGCCTGTTTCGACAGCAACGGCAACGTCAGCAGTCTGGCCGATGCCTTTAGCTGCGGTAAGGTTAGCGGCAGCGCCCGGGCGCTTTACTACACCACCCATAACGCCTATTTCTCTAAAGGTTTTAATCAGGACACCATCAGCTACGGCGGTTTTGTGAAGTATGAAACCGCGCCTCTGTACGGTTTTAACGTCGGGGTCAGCGGCCTGTTCCTGCGCGGTATCAATCACCCGCCCGAAGAGCGCGTCATTAGCGATATTGGCGATAACCAGACCAATATCGGCGAAGCTTGGCTGACCTGGCGTCACGGCGATTTCCGCATTACCGGCGGTAATCAGCGTCTGGATCTGCCTTTTGTCGGCGACTACGACTGGCGTATCACCCCTATCCTCTATCAGGCGGTAGATATGCAGTACGGCAGCGGCGATGACTTCCTGCGCGCTACTAAAATCTGGCGCTATAAAGGCTGGGGCAGCGATCAGGTTAAGCGCACCACCGCCTACACCGAAGTGGACGAGAAGACCGACGGCATGTGGGCTATCGGTGCCGGACATCACCTGATGTGGGACGACAAAAAGCTGACCGGCCAGATGTGGTATGAAAGCTATGACGACTTCTCTAACATCTTCTATACCGAAGGCCATATTCAGTGGCAGCAGGCGCCGCTGAGCCCGGACTTCGGCTTGCAGTTTATTCGCGGCACCAGTGAAGGTAAGGCGCTGGTGGGCGAGGTGGATAACCGTTCCTTTGGCGCCCAACTGGCGCTGACGCTGACTCCGAACCTCTCCTGGGCCATGGGGTATGACCATATCGCCGCCAGCGGCAACAGCTATGGTTACGGATCGCTGGTGACCCCTTACGCACACAATACCGCCTCTGGCCCTTATTTCGCGCAGCCGTATTTCACCAGCACTCAGGATCTGGGCAGCGGCAACGCCTGGGCCACCAACCTGAACTGGCAGGCCAGCGAAAGCCTGACCATGGGGGCGCGCTATTCATGGATGGATCTCACGCCGTCGGTGGATTCCGGTAGCCTGCGTCAATCTGAATATCTGCTCTACTTCATCTGGAACTTCCAGGGCGCGCTGAAAGGCCTGAGCCTGAGCGACTTCGTCGGCGTTCAGACTTCACCGCTGTATGAGAAAGACTTCTGGCAGAATCGCCTGACGCTTCAGTACGACTTCTGA
- a CDS encoding FMN-binding glutamate synthase family protein, which translates to MKTFLFSRYTCFVLCIILTLISLAMIPQSLWFLVPMALFGALTALGVLDLTQTRHAICRNYPVIGRLRFFFEFIRPEVRQYLLEEDQEQVPFSRAQRSLVYRRAKNEMGDKPFGTLLDVYVTGYECIGHSMYPVPAADPASFRVTIGGPACQQPYSASIFNISAMSFGALSANAIRALNRGAAKGNFYHDTGEGSISRYHREYGGDLVWELGSGYFGCRTVDGRFDPERFAAQARMPQVKMVEIKLSQGAKPGHGGILPGSKVDAEIAAARGVPEGVDCISPASHSAFSTPLEMMEFIAQLRELSGGKPVGFKLCIGHPWEFVAIVKAMLETGITPDFIVVDGKEGGTGAAPLELSNYMGMPLREGLLFVHNVLVGCGLRDKIRIGASGKIISAFDIACMMVLGADWVNSARGFMFAVGCIQSQSCHTNRCPVGVATQDPQRQKALVVPDKAERVYNFHHNTIKALAEMLAAAGVSRPEDLTSHHMLRRIAPTEIKAYSDIYFYLEPGALLEPEIASEFYARMWRMASPDSFEQAMAA; encoded by the coding sequence ATGAAAACGTTCCTGTTCAGCCGCTATACCTGTTTTGTACTCTGCATCATTCTGACCCTGATTTCGCTGGCGATGATCCCTCAGTCGCTCTGGTTTCTGGTGCCCATGGCGCTGTTCGGCGCGTTGACTGCGCTGGGGGTGCTGGATCTGACCCAGACCCGCCATGCCATCTGCCGTAACTATCCGGTGATTGGACGGTTGCGTTTCTTCTTTGAATTTATCCGCCCCGAGGTGCGCCAGTACCTGCTGGAAGAGGATCAGGAGCAGGTGCCATTTTCCCGGGCCCAGCGCTCGCTGGTCTATCGCCGGGCTAAAAACGAGATGGGCGACAAACCCTTCGGTACGCTGCTGGATGTGTATGTCACCGGCTATGAGTGCATTGGCCATTCCATGTATCCGGTCCCGGCGGCGGATCCCGCCTCTTTCCGGGTGACGATTGGTGGACCGGCGTGCCAGCAGCCTTATTCGGCGTCGATCTTCAATATTTCGGCAATGAGCTTCGGCGCGCTGTCGGCCAATGCGATTCGCGCCCTGAATCGCGGCGCGGCGAAAGGCAATTTCTATCACGATACCGGCGAAGGCAGTATCAGCCGCTACCACCGGGAATATGGCGGCGATCTGGTATGGGAGCTTGGCAGCGGCTACTTCGGCTGCCGTACCGTCGATGGTCGTTTCGATCCCGAACGTTTCGCCGCCCAGGCGCGGATGCCTCAGGTGAAGATGGTGGAAATCAAGTTGAGCCAGGGGGCGAAACCGGGCCATGGCGGTATTCTGCCAGGCAGTAAAGTGGATGCCGAAATCGCCGCCGCGCGTGGGGTGCCGGAAGGGGTGGACTGTATCTCGCCTGCCTCTCACAGCGCCTTCAGCACGCCGCTGGAGATGATGGAATTTATCGCCCAACTGCGTGAGCTTTCCGGCGGTAAGCCGGTGGGCTTTAAACTCTGTATCGGCCACCCTTGGGAATTTGTCGCTATCGTGAAGGCGATGCTGGAAACCGGCATTACGCCGGACTTTATTGTGGTGGACGGCAAAGAAGGCGGCACCGGCGCCGCGCCGCTGGAGCTTTCCAACTATATGGGGATGCCGCTGCGCGAAGGCCTGCTGTTTGTGCATAACGTCCTGGTGGGCTGCGGGCTGCGCGACAAAATCCGCATTGGCGCCAGCGGTAAGATTATCAGCGCCTTCGATATCGCCTGCATGATGGTACTGGGAGCCGACTGGGTGAACTCGGCCCGCGGATTTATGTTTGCGGTGGGTTGTATTCAGTCCCAGAGTTGCCACACCAATCGTTGTCCGGTTGGTGTCGCGACTCAGGATCCCCAACGCCAGAAGGCGCTGGTGGTGCCGGATAAAGCCGAGCGGGTTTACAACTTCCATCACAACACTATTAAAGCGCTGGCGGAGATGCTGGCGGCGGCAGGGGTCAGCCGCCCTGAGGACCTGACTTCACACCATATGTTGCGCCGCATTGCGCCTACCGAAATTAAGGCTTACTCGGATATCTATTTCTATCTGGAGCCCGGCGCTCTGCTGGAGCCAGAGATCGCCAGCGAGTTTTACGCTCGCATGTGGCGGATGGCCTCGCCGGACTCTTTCGAACAGGCAATGGCTGCCTGA
- a CDS encoding class I adenylate-forming enzyme family protein, whose protein sequence is MTSGTNASNMYQMLCHSAQRYPDSLALAFEQQRYSYREFHHRVQSAMAQLSHGWGLNQGDRIVLAWGNHPAFCELFFAALGLGIEVVPFSTKLPEAEGKSLIDHIAPDAVLWHHGHQEWLSRTPGARCVSLAEWQALTLPAPLSGPLPGVGPEDTAVIMFTSGTTGSPKGAVISHGNLLHAVQAYAKELKLSHRDSTVLAVPIYHITGLSALLALFIYLGGAIWLQQRFNAREVVNTVRERNISFLHGSPTVFILLCQAVRATEQPVPENFPALRAIACGAGHLNQGLIRELKECFPHTAIHPIYGLTETTSPATLLCEDAADGARPGSAGRPIPGLEVAILDDHKRPLPDGEIGQIWLRGEVVIRHYWQPSAWRPACDENGWFATGDLGYLDSDGYLFVKDRSKDMINRGGEKIYSIDLENLLSTYPGVEEVAIIPAPSPVYGEEPVAFIVPDSHHRLTRDEIVAWLKGRVARFKIPAHIIFTHTLPRTHNGKISKCQLREQLAGHIPWINGRDDCDH, encoded by the coding sequence ATGACGAGCGGCACTAACGCTTCCAATATGTACCAGATGCTGTGCCACAGCGCGCAACGCTATCCCGATTCCCTGGCGCTGGCGTTTGAACAGCAACGCTACAGCTATCGGGAGTTCCACCATCGGGTGCAGAGCGCCATGGCTCAGCTCAGCCACGGCTGGGGACTTAACCAGGGGGATCGTATTGTCCTGGCCTGGGGCAATCACCCGGCGTTCTGCGAGCTGTTTTTCGCCGCGCTGGGGCTCGGCATCGAAGTCGTGCCGTTCAGCACCAAGCTGCCGGAAGCCGAAGGCAAAAGCCTGATTGACCATATCGCGCCTGATGCGGTGCTGTGGCATCACGGCCACCAGGAGTGGCTTTCCCGCACTCCGGGAGCGCGCTGCGTCTCGCTGGCCGAATGGCAGGCGCTGACCCTGCCCGCCCCCCTGAGCGGGCCGCTCCCCGGGGTTGGCCCGGAAGATACGGCGGTCATCATGTTTACCTCCGGCACCACCGGCAGCCCGAAAGGGGCGGTGATCAGCCATGGCAACCTGCTGCATGCGGTTCAGGCTTATGCCAAAGAGCTGAAGCTGAGCCATCGCGACAGCACCGTGCTGGCGGTGCCGATTTATCACATCACCGGTCTTTCCGCCCTGCTGGCGCTGTTTATCTATCTGGGCGGCGCCATCTGGCTGCAGCAGCGTTTTAATGCGCGGGAAGTGGTCAATACCGTACGCGAGCGCAATATCTCGTTTCTGCACGGCTCGCCGACCGTGTTTATTCTGCTGTGCCAGGCCGTGCGGGCCACTGAGCAGCCGGTGCCGGAAAATTTCCCTGCCCTGCGCGCCATTGCCTGCGGCGCCGGGCATCTGAACCAGGGGCTGATTCGCGAGCTTAAAGAGTGCTTTCCCCATACCGCTATCCACCCCATCTACGGGCTGACCGAGACCACCTCGCCCGCCACGCTGCTGTGTGAAGATGCCGCCGATGGCGCCCGGCCCGGCAGCGCCGGTCGGCCGATCCCCGGACTGGAGGTGGCGATTCTCGATGACCACAAACGGCCACTGCCGGACGGAGAAATTGGCCAAATCTGGCTGCGCGGCGAGGTAGTTATTCGCCACTACTGGCAGCCCTCGGCCTGGCGCCCCGCCTGCGATGAAAACGGCTGGTTCGCCACCGGCGATCTGGGCTATCTGGACTCTGATGGCTACCTGTTTGTTAAAGATCGCAGCAAAGACATGATCAATCGCGGCGGCGAGAAGATCTACTCCATCGATCTGGAAAACCTGCTTTCCACCTACCCCGGCGTTGAAGAGGTGGCCATTATCCCGGCCCCCAGCCCGGTCTACGGCGAGGAGCCGGTGGCCTTTATCGTCCCCGACAGCCACCACCGCCTGACCCGCGACGAGATAGTCGCCTGGCTCAAAGGGCGGGTGGCGCGCTTCAAGATACCGGCCCACATCATTTTCACCCACACGCTGCCGCGCACCCACAACGGAAAAATAAGCAAATGCCAGCTCCGTGAACAGCTGGCCGGGCATATTCCATGGATTAACGGGAGAGACGACTGTGACCACTAA
- a CDS encoding acyl CoA:acetate/3-ketoacid CoA transferase — MTTKFIRADLAAAMIQNGDTVCTVGMTLIGAAGSILSAIEARFLSGGEPRDLTLVHAAGQSDRQRGNQHFAHPGMVTRLIGSHWGLAPRWMAMIDRDEVEAWCLPQGQMVHLYSDMAAGLDGRLSRVGLGTFVDPDVEGGRMNARTRECGQLVEKVSFRGEPWLFYPAIPLNVVIIRGTHADEDGNLTTDEEAMKLELLPAVLAAKRYGARVLAQVKYRVARHTLHPRQVTVPGTLIDAIVVCEQPDRDHRQTSSCAFDPALCGDTRIPEDGTTPLALDLRKLIGRIACRFLTPGCVINLGTGIPNDVIGAIIHEEKVADQVTITVESGIYGGLQQGGIDFGIGRNLSAMINHRDQMLYYNGAGVDITFMGAGEMDPNGHVNATRLGSVCPGAGGFIDITQNARHVVFCSSFTARGLEIACQNGELQILREGDVCKLVSLVNQISYNGEQARANGQTMHYVTERAVFELRPEGPVLIEIAPGVDLQRDILDQMAFRPQIAENLAVMDSALFQNAPFNLAGQLSAATQQGNTL, encoded by the coding sequence GTGACCACTAAATTTATCCGCGCCGACCTGGCGGCGGCCATGATTCAAAACGGCGATACCGTCTGTACGGTCGGCATGACGCTTATCGGCGCCGCCGGGTCGATACTCAGCGCCATCGAAGCGCGCTTTCTGTCCGGCGGCGAACCGCGCGACCTGACCCTGGTGCACGCCGCCGGTCAGAGCGATCGCCAGCGCGGCAATCAGCACTTTGCCCACCCGGGGATGGTCACCCGGCTGATTGGCTCGCACTGGGGGCTGGCGCCGCGCTGGATGGCGATGATCGACCGCGATGAGGTCGAGGCGTGGTGTCTGCCCCAGGGGCAGATGGTGCACCTCTACAGCGATATGGCCGCCGGTCTGGACGGGCGTCTGTCGCGGGTGGGACTGGGCACTTTTGTCGATCCCGACGTCGAGGGCGGGCGGATGAACGCCCGCACCCGGGAGTGCGGTCAGTTAGTGGAAAAGGTGAGCTTTCGCGGCGAGCCCTGGCTGTTTTACCCGGCAATACCGCTCAACGTGGTGATTATTCGCGGCACCCATGCCGATGAAGACGGCAATCTCACCACCGACGAAGAGGCGATGAAGCTGGAACTGCTGCCCGCGGTCCTGGCGGCGAAACGCTATGGCGCCAGGGTGCTGGCCCAGGTGAAATACCGCGTGGCCCGCCACACCCTGCACCCCAGGCAGGTGACGGTGCCGGGAACGCTTATCGACGCCATCGTGGTGTGCGAGCAGCCAGATCGCGATCACCGCCAGACCTCAAGCTGCGCCTTCGATCCGGCGCTGTGCGGCGATACCCGCATCCCGGAAGACGGCACCACCCCCCTGGCGCTCGATTTGCGCAAGCTGATTGGCCGTATCGCCTGTCGTTTCCTGACCCCGGGCTGCGTGATCAACCTGGGCACCGGCATTCCCAACGACGTGATCGGCGCCATCATCCATGAAGAGAAAGTCGCGGACCAGGTGACCATTACCGTGGAGTCCGGTATCTACGGCGGCCTGCAGCAGGGCGGCATCGACTTCGGCATTGGCCGCAACCTGAGCGCCATGATCAATCACCGCGATCAGATGCTCTATTACAACGGCGCCGGGGTGGATATCACCTTTATGGGCGCCGGTGAAATGGACCCCAACGGCCACGTCAACGCCACCCGACTGGGCAGCGTCTGCCCCGGCGCCGGGGGCTTTATCGATATCACCCAGAATGCCCGCCACGTGGTGTTCTGTTCCTCTTTCACCGCCCGGGGACTGGAAATCGCCTGCCAGAACGGTGAGTTGCAGATCCTGCGCGAGGGCGACGTCTGCAAGCTGGTAAGCCTTGTCAATCAGATCTCATACAACGGCGAACAGGCCAGGGCCAACGGCCAGACCATGCACTACGTCACCGAGCGCGCCGTTTTCGAGCTGCGCCCCGAAGGGCCGGTGCTTATCGAGATCGCCCCGGGAGTCGACCTGCAACGCGACATTCTGGACCAGATGGCATTTCGCCCGCAGATAGCAGAAAACCTGGCCGTCATGGATAGCGCGCTGTTCCAGAACGCCCCCTTTAACCTGGCCGGACAGCTGTCGGCCGCCACTCAACAGGGAAATACGCTATGA
- the fabG gene encoding 3-oxoacyl-ACP reductase FabG: MKLANKTAIVTGAGRGIGLGIAQVLAREGARVVIADIGDQGERAADTLRSAGHEALFIACNIADPAQVEALFARAQEWAGGINILVNNAGINRDAMLHKLSEADWDMVIDINLKGTFLCMQQAARLMREAGGGRIINIASASWLGNVGQSNYAASKAGVVGLTKTACRELAKKGVTVNAICPGFIDTEMTRGVPEKVWDLMISKIPAGYAGDAADVGECVAFLASDGARYINGEVINVGGGMVL; the protein is encoded by the coding sequence ATGAAACTCGCCAATAAAACCGCCATTGTCACCGGCGCAGGCCGCGGCATTGGCCTGGGCATCGCCCAGGTACTGGCCCGGGAAGGCGCCCGGGTCGTTATCGCCGATATCGGCGACCAGGGAGAACGCGCCGCCGATACCCTGCGCAGCGCCGGTCACGAAGCGCTGTTTATCGCCTGCAATATTGCCGACCCCGCTCAGGTAGAGGCGCTATTCGCCAGGGCGCAGGAATGGGCCGGCGGCATCAATATCCTGGTCAATAACGCCGGCATCAACCGCGACGCCATGCTGCATAAGCTGAGCGAGGCCGACTGGGACATGGTCATCGATATCAACCTGAAAGGCACCTTTCTGTGTATGCAGCAGGCCGCCCGCCTGATGCGCGAGGCCGGGGGCGGTCGCATTATCAACATCGCTTCCGCCAGCTGGCTCGGCAATGTGGGGCAGTCGAACTACGCCGCTTCTAAAGCGGGCGTGGTCGGGCTGACCAAAACCGCCTGCCGTGAACTGGCGAAAAAGGGCGTCACCGTCAACGCCATCTGCCCGGGCTTTATCGATACCGAGATGACCCGCGGGGTGCCGGAAAAGGTCTGGGATCTGATGATTAGCAAAATTCCCGCCGGTTATGCCGGGGATGCGGCCGACGTCGGCGAATGCGTGGCGTTTCTGGCTTCGGACGGCGCCCGCTACATCAACGGCGAAGTGATTAACGTTGGCGGCGGCATGGTGCTGTAA
- a CDS encoding thiolase family protein yields the protein MKQPNDIVIVSGVRTAIGTFGGSFSHTHQHDLAAAVIREAVARAGLPPEAVDEVVVGNVGQIAESGFIARVCQLRAGLPEETTAWSVNRQCASGLQALADGMMSLQTGQASVVVACGTENMTQLPYYLRRAREGYRMGHGELEDGLTTILTWPEGPWHNGTTAENVAERFGISREAMDDFARHSQQKALRAIAEGRFREQILAMDVPEGKKGTRRFDTDEHPRDTPRDKLATLRPVFRSGGSVTAANSSGINDGAAALVMMTRAEAERRGLRPRMSISGWAVAGCDAAIMGIGPVPATRRLMARLDRDIQSVDLIELNEAFAAQALAVIQELRLDPERVNVNGGAIALGHPVGASGAILPVRLMYEMERSGARSGLVTLCAGGGQGMSMLFEHEGE from the coding sequence ATGAAACAACCCAACGATATTGTCATCGTCAGCGGCGTGCGTACCGCCATTGGCACCTTTGGCGGCAGCTTCAGCCATACCCACCAGCACGACCTGGCGGCCGCCGTTATCCGCGAGGCGGTCGCACGGGCGGGTCTTCCCCCGGAAGCGGTCGATGAAGTGGTGGTGGGCAACGTCGGCCAGATAGCCGAAAGCGGCTTTATCGCCCGCGTCTGCCAACTGCGCGCCGGGCTGCCGGAAGAGACCACCGCCTGGTCGGTCAACCGCCAGTGCGCCTCGGGCCTTCAGGCGCTGGCCGACGGCATGATGTCGCTGCAAACCGGCCAGGCCAGCGTCGTGGTGGCCTGCGGCACTGAAAACATGACCCAGCTCCCCTACTACCTGCGCCGGGCCCGCGAAGGCTACCGGATGGGACACGGCGAACTGGAGGATGGCTTAACCACCATACTGACCTGGCCGGAGGGTCCGTGGCACAACGGCACCACCGCCGAGAATGTCGCCGAACGCTTTGGCATCAGCCGCGAGGCCATGGACGATTTCGCCAGGCACAGCCAGCAGAAGGCGCTGCGCGCCATCGCCGAAGGACGATTCCGGGAACAGATCCTGGCGATGGACGTGCCGGAAGGGAAAAAAGGCACCCGCCGGTTCGATACCGATGAGCACCCACGCGACACCCCGCGCGACAAGCTCGCCACGCTACGCCCGGTGTTTCGCAGCGGCGGCAGCGTCACGGCGGCCAATTCATCCGGTATTAACGACGGCGCCGCCGCGCTGGTGATGATGACCCGCGCCGAAGCTGAACGCCGCGGCCTGCGCCCCAGGATGTCGATTAGCGGCTGGGCGGTGGCGGGCTGCGACGCCGCCATTATGGGCATCGGCCCGGTACCGGCCACCCGCCGCCTGATGGCGCGGCTGGACCGGGACATTCAGTCGGTGGATCTGATTGAACTTAACGAAGCGTTCGCCGCCCAGGCGCTGGCGGTGATTCAGGAGCTGCGGCTCGACCCTGAGCGGGTCAACGTTAACGGCGGCGCGATTGCGCTGGGGCACCCGGTGGGCGCCAGCGGCGCCATTCTGCCCGTCAGGCTGATGTATGAAATGGAGCGCAGCGGCGCCCGCAGCGGGCTGGTCACGCTCTGTGCCGGCGGCGGTCAGGGCATGTCCATGTTATTCGAGCACGAAGGCGAGTAA
- a CDS encoding MFS transporter produces the protein MSPSHEKIKPEAQRINSKIYRHLMPLLIIAYIISFIDRTNIGMAKASMSVDLGLSATAFGLGAGLFFLTYAVLEVPSNLLLAKVGARLWIARIMLTWGVISCAMAFVTGPWSFYAMRLLLGAAEAGLYPGIIYYLTLWFGREDRAKATGLFLLGVCFANIIGAPLGGILLEMHGLAGWSGWQWMFFIEGLPAVVLAFVVWRKLPDTPAAAPWLTRQESDFIGQKLACEAREAPQSDGGFSLKKAFTTRLFLLLVLIYFTHQFSVYGLSYFLPGIIGAWGELSSLQIGLLTAIPWIAAAIGGVLLPRFARSEARSRRLLMLGYLVMAAGMTLGATAGHSLALVGFCLAAFMFFTVQSVIFSTLPNLMSGSMLAGSFGLLNCLGLCGGFLGPFILGAFEDRTGSATSGLWFAVALLIVGAIASAFIRPSHSRPLPEPSLSSKS, from the coding sequence ATGTCACCATCTCATGAAAAGATAAAACCAGAAGCTCAGCGCATCAACAGCAAGATCTATCGCCACCTGATGCCGCTGCTGATTATCGCCTACATCATCAGCTTTATTGACCGGACCAATATCGGTATGGCGAAAGCCTCAATGTCGGTGGATTTGGGGCTGTCCGCCACCGCCTTCGGGCTTGGCGCCGGGCTGTTTTTCCTGACCTATGCGGTGCTGGAGGTCCCCAGTAACCTGCTGCTCGCTAAAGTCGGCGCCCGACTCTGGATAGCCCGCATTATGTTGACCTGGGGGGTTATCTCCTGCGCCATGGCCTTTGTCACCGGCCCCTGGTCGTTCTATGCCATGCGCCTGCTGCTGGGCGCCGCCGAAGCAGGGCTTTATCCCGGCATTATCTACTATCTGACGCTGTGGTTTGGCCGGGAAGATCGCGCCAAAGCCACCGGGCTGTTCCTGCTGGGGGTCTGCTTCGCTAATATCATCGGCGCACCTCTGGGTGGAATACTGCTGGAAATGCACGGCCTGGCGGGCTGGTCCGGATGGCAGTGGATGTTCTTTATTGAAGGGCTGCCCGCCGTAGTACTGGCCTTCGTGGTGTGGCGCAAACTGCCGGATACACCCGCCGCTGCCCCCTGGCTGACCCGCCAGGAGAGTGACTTCATCGGGCAGAAGCTGGCCTGCGAAGCCCGTGAAGCGCCACAGTCGGATGGTGGATTTTCGCTGAAAAAGGCGTTTACCACCCGCCTGTTTCTGCTGCTGGTGCTTATCTACTTTACTCACCAGTTTTCGGTCTACGGCCTGAGCTACTTTCTACCGGGCATTATCGGCGCCTGGGGCGAGCTTTCGTCATTGCAGATTGGCCTGCTGACCGCCATTCCGTGGATTGCGGCGGCCATCGGCGGCGTGCTGCTCCCTCGTTTCGCCCGCAGCGAAGCGCGTTCCCGGCGGCTGTTAATGCTGGGTTATCTGGTGATGGCCGCAGGAATGACGCTGGGCGCCACCGCCGGGCACAGCCTGGCGCTGGTGGGTTTCTGTCTGGCGGCCTTTATGTTCTTCACGGTGCAGTCGGTTATCTTCAGCACCCTGCCGAACCTGATGAGCGGAAGTATGCTTGCGGGCAGCTTTGGTCTGCTGAACTGCCTGGGGCTGTGCGGCGGCTTCCTCGGCCCCTTTATTCTGGGGGCATTCGAGGACCGCACCGGCAGCGCCACCTCCGGCCTGTGGTTCGCCGTCGCGCTGCTGATAGTCGGCGCCATCGCCAGCGCGTTTATTCGCCCGTCGCACTCGCGCCCGCTTCCCGAACCTTCTCTTAGCAGTAAATCCTGA